The following are from one region of the Pectobacterium actinidiae genome:
- the folM gene encoding dihydromonapterin reductase — protein MTTFSSAPVLITGGAQRIGLALARSLLAQSIPVIVSYRTPYPELETLQQDGAVCLAADFSTTENIYRFAEQIQSLTPQLRAIIHNASRWEPESPTTPPEQTLADMLQIHVYTPYLLNQLLESCLRGQGVAGADIIHLTDYVVEKGSDKHIAYAASKAALDNMTRSFARKLAPEVKVNAIAPSLILFNEQDDEAYRQQALDKSLMKIAPGEEEIVQLVDYLLSSRYVTGKTLGVDGGRALR, from the coding sequence GTGACAACGTTTTCTTCTGCTCCCGTGTTAATTACCGGCGGTGCCCAGCGTATTGGGCTGGCACTGGCGCGTTCGCTTCTGGCTCAGTCGATTCCGGTCATCGTCAGCTATCGCACGCCTTATCCTGAATTGGAGACGTTACAGCAAGATGGTGCCGTTTGTCTGGCCGCCGATTTTTCCACCACGGAAAATATCTATAGATTTGCGGAGCAAATCCAGTCGCTCACGCCGCAGTTGCGCGCCATTATTCACAATGCCAGCCGCTGGGAACCTGAAAGCCCCACAACGCCGCCAGAGCAAACGCTGGCCGATATGCTGCAAATTCATGTCTATACACCCTATTTACTCAACCAGTTATTGGAATCTTGCCTGCGTGGGCAAGGTGTTGCTGGCGCGGATATCATTCATCTGACGGATTACGTGGTAGAAAAAGGCAGCGACAAGCATATTGCTTATGCCGCTAGCAAAGCGGCGCTGGATAACATGACGCGTTCGTTTGCCCGCAAGCTGGCACCGGAGGTGAAAGTCAATGCGATCGCCCCCAGTTTAATCCTGTTTAATGAACAGGATGACGAAGCATATCGCCAGCAGGCGCTCGACAAATCCTTGATGAAGATTGCCCCCGGCGAAGAGGAAATTGTCCAACTGGTGGATTATCTGCTCAGCAGCCGCTACGTCACCGGGAAAACGCTGGGTGTTGATGGTGGGCGGGCTTTACGCTGA